DNA sequence from the Streptomyces cinnabarinus genome:
TCGCTGACCGCGTCGACGAGCTTGCGCAGTTCTTCGGCGGCCGAGCCCGGGGGCTGGCCGTACTGTTCGCGGCGGCGGGACCGCTCCGCCGCGAGATCCTCGGCGCACGCCGTCGCCCATGCGTCGGCGTCGGTGGCCCGTACCTCGTCGAGCGCCTCCTCACCGGGGGCGTCGGACGGCTGGAGCTCTTCGCTCATGACGGACTCCTGACTACGGTTCGTCCCTACGACGTTACCCGAACGGGCGTACCGGGTTCACCGGGTCCCGGGCCACAGACCCGGGTCGGGGGCGAACCGGATCCGCAGCTCCCCGTCGCGCAGCGCGGCCCCCTCGACGGTGCACCGGCGCAGCGCCGAGGGCAGCGGGACGATCCGGCGGAACGGCCCGGCGGTGACGACGAGTTCGTCCCCGCGCCGGACGAGGTCGAGGTCGTCGCGTATGGCGCCGGGCAGCGGAATGGTCCACACCAGCACACCGTCCTCGGCGAGGCTGTCGGTGACGGGCCACCCGACCGAGGAGGGCAGGCCGTTGACGGCGGGCCGCACCCCGAGCGCGGCCAGGTCGTCGGCGCCGCGCGGGTCGTGCCCGAGGTGCGGGACGACCTGGACGTCGTAGGACTCCCGCCACTCCTCCAGCGTCTTGCGCTGCTGGGCGACGAGTCCGGCGGGCCAGTCCTCCGGTACGGCGCGGTTGGCGATCAGGACGTCGGGGCGCAGTCCGCGCAGGGCGAGGGCGAGCGTGGCCGCGCGCACGGCGTCGGCTCCGGCGGGGCCGGGCTCGGCGACGAGCCGCACGGCGGTGTTCCGGTCGGCGACGACGGCTTCCACGGCGGCGAGCTCGACGTCCCAGCGGGCGGCGGTCTCGTACAGCCACTCCGCGGGCATGGGGACCCCGGCCAGCCGCCCGAGCACGGGCCGCAGCGCCCGCGCCGCCTGGCGCTCCGGTGGCAGCAGCCGCCGCAGATAGCGGCGCAGCTCCTCGGGGAGGGCGAGCAGGGCGAGCGCGTGCGGGGTGGCCGGAAGATCGACGACGAGCAGGTCGTGCAGCTCGGAGAGGGCGGCGTCGCGCAGGGCGCGCAGGAGCGTCAGCTCTTCGGCGCCCGGGAGCGGGGTGACCTCCTCGGGGTCGAGCCGGGAGGCGCCGAGCAGATCGAGGGCGGCGGTGGCGCGTTCCTGGAAGGCGGCGAGATCGTCGCGGAATCCGGCGGCGGCGTCGGGCCGCCAGACGGTGAGCCGCTCCCCGGCCACCACGGGCGAGGCCCCGGTGACGGTACCGAGCACGGCTCCGAGGCTGTCACCCCGGTCGCCGCTCAGCAGCAGTACTCGCTCACCGTCACGCGCGGCGGCGAGCGCGGTGGCAGCGGCAACAGTCGTACGACCGCTGCCGCCGGGGCCCGTGATCAGGATGGTGCGC
Encoded proteins:
- a CDS encoding ArsA family ATPase; its protein translation is MRTILITGPGGSGRTTVAAATALAAARDGERVLLLSGDRGDSLGAVLGTVTGASPVVAGERLTVWRPDAAAGFRDDLAAFQERATAALDLLGASRLDPEEVTPLPGAEELTLLRALRDAALSELHDLLVVDLPATPHALALLALPEELRRYLRRLLPPERQAARALRPVLGRLAGVPMPAEWLYETAARWDVELAAVEAVVADRNTAVRLVAEPGPAGADAVRAATLALALRGLRPDVLIANRAVPEDWPAGLVAQQRKTLEEWRESYDVQVVPHLGHDPRGADDLAALGVRPAVNGLPSSVGWPVTDSLAEDGVLVWTIPLPGAIRDDLDLVRRGDELVVTAGPFRRIVPLPSALRRCTVEGAALRDGELRIRFAPDPGLWPGTR